TCGGTAGAAAGCGGTGAGGACCGAAAGGAAAGATGTGCTCTTCAGTGCAGGGCCCACTTGGCCAGAGATGAAGTGTGTAATGTCCAGTCCAGATTGTCTGTTAATGGACAAACACCAACCACCACCATCTTTGATCCTCATCTTCACCCTAGCAGCCATCtctcattttgattttttcacAGAAAGTTACTTACCATTTTCAGGGCTCAATACATAAACTGAAGTGACTGCCCTTTTCAAACTTTGATGTTTATCGAACTTCCTCCCATATCAATCAGATTTATTGATTCCGTTATGAAAAACCGCATTTCTTTTTATTCAAGCCAATTTTTAGTCAACACTTGATTAACTTCTTTCAGTTATGATTCAATTTGATTTTCTTTAGACTTATGGTGCCATTTTAGTTTTGGTGTAAAATACTTAGTTCTTTATTAAATGgctgcacaaaatgcctcagtcttcttttttattttatttaaagctggggtatgtaaggttttttttgttttatttggtcaaaaatccataatcatcttattatattgtattgaaTATTGTAAtgcaaagtgttctgagtggacagtgaatcttttttccttctcctggctctgtaaatgagctttagaaacacaggagcgtgacgctggacttcagccaatgagagatctttctaccaacagagcAATCCCACAAGCTGTTTTAACCAttgctattggctgctcgagttGCTCATCTAAAGTCGATGTGGGTTCCCATCCCGGGagtagggacagtcccatggcATTATATTCCAGCTGAAATCTCTAATgtggcttttggcacagcggttacatggtaaatcaagaggaaaaaggaagacacaggtggagaagcaacagaataaaggacCAAACGTGTTCAGGAGAAACGCTGTCCATGGAGTCGGTGTGTGCAGCCAACTGTGAGCGATCCGCTTTCAGTCAGCACAGTCCGccccgagtcagagagagaaaGTTAGAACAGACGGAATAAAATAGCTAATTGTAAATGATCTAAGGTGGAAAAAACAGACCcaattcatctgcagtgtgggacGGAGTGTGtctgatctgatcatctgagaTCGGCTGCAGCTCAGCTGCTCGTGTTTGAGGAGCAGCTATGACTCTGACCCTCTTACTGTCTCACAGCAGCGAATGATACaagctttcatgtctctaaaacatcaggaAACTCTCCAATAGCACAACATAAAGTTCCTACATTTGCTACTATGGAGAAAACAGCAGTAAAGAGTTCCAAAGATGTGCATGTGCACGCAAGAGTGGAGtgcctcacgattctacataccccagctttaatgCCACTCTGACTGTGCTTGCACGTCTTTAATAATCCCATTGGGGTTTTATGACTGTAAAAGCAAACCTTACTTATGCATTACTCTCACTTTTACTGGATCTTTGAACGTAATAATGTGTTAAGCCTTGCAGCAACTCAAACATGCAAACGAAGGGCTGACGGTTATGTGATGCACTTTACCTCCTCTGTTTCCGTGGTGACAGCTCTCAATCGAATTTGGATTTGTTTGAATCTGGTCTCTAACTCGCATCTCATCTCACCCTCCGCGCTGACCTCAGAAACCTAGAAAGATCATAAACAGGTCCACGGTGATACCACTCAGTATTTAACATTGTGGAATCATACCACCCACCTGGTCACCATCATGGGGCTGATAAGAAAAGCGTAGAGGCATGGAGAATGTGTTGTGGTGGTCCTGCAGGAGGGAGTCCCTGTCGTTGTTTTGGTCCAGCTTGCTCAAAGTGTCCTGGAGCTGCTGAAGCCCTGTGCTTAGGTTATTATGGGCTCGCCATCGCCTGGAAAGGTAGGCCTGCATCACCCGACCGAGAGAGAAGTGGTACCCAACATCTGCACACTGAGGAGAAACCTAATTAGTTTCCATGGCACAGGTTTGTTGCATAGATGTCTGAACTCATTAACTCACATCTATCAGTGTAGAGATGTCTTGGAAGTAGTACTTGTTCATGGAGTTATTGGCTGCAGCCAAGTTAAGAAGGTAGTCATTTCGGGCCTTGCTGCACTTCAAGTGTATCTCTTCTACCTTCCTTTGCCTCTACAACACATACACACGTAATCAACCCACCTTCATACAATAAATGGACAACAAATACGCGTGAGGTTGTTCTTTACTTTTTCAATCAGCCTCTCCAGTTTTTTTGCGTTCTGTTTTTGCTTTTCCTCTTGTTTCTCCGCCTCTCTCAGCTTCCCGTCTGCACACTTGTAGTCTGAGTGGTACTGGTAGTACGTTCTCCATGCCTGCACAGAGACGCAAAAATGCCAATGATTTCTTCTGTGAGGTGAGGAAACTGAAAACGATTGGAATGAATGATGCGTTTCTCACGGTCTGTAGCTCCGTCGTAACTTTTAGTAGCCCATCTTGTAGCTGAGTGCAGATGTCTTTACTCTGAAATAACACAGATGCAATTATCAAAGAGTGTTGTTGCACATTGCCAACACGTGCCAAGAGAAATACTGTACTGGAGTGAAGAGCATTCATCGAGAGATATACTTTTTTGGCAAGGCGTTGCGTGTACTCCAAACAATGTGCAAGGGGCTGGATGAGGAAGTTGCTGCAGCTCTCACTCAGTCCACTGTGATCTCTACTGTCTTGGCGTGTCTGGGACAGAAGAGCCAACCACACCTGAGCCACTGATGAGTGACTACTGGGCTCCTTTCTGAGTGAGTACATGTGTACAGAAAGGAAAAGGCAGTACAAGAGCCTGATGAGTCCATCAGTTGCAACACACACAAAGGTGAAGTATTTCAAAAGATTTTCATTACTTCTTTATTCTTGAATTGAATTTCTCTGCAAGTTTTTCCAGGGAGCGGGCATATTCACTCTCAATCTCACCCCGTCGACGCAGGTAGTCAGCCAGATCTTGCAACTGTTGGCTCTTCTGCTCAAGTTGCGTGTCCAGCACCTTCAGTTGGTCTACAAGTTGGCAACGCACCtctgtggaaaaacaaaaaaccagagTAATGACCAAAGAGAAAGGTAGCACACATTTGAAACTGTAGTTCTTTACCTTTGATTTGCGTGTCGTAGTCCACAGCAACAACTTTCTCCTTCCGTACTTTTGCATGGGAAGTCATTGTTGTTCCAACTGGGTGAAATCCTATAAAGGTAGCAAATAATTAACTAAACTACCATCCAGCATGAAATGCATGCGTCTTATCTTTGTCAAACTAgtctgctctgattggctaataAGGTCTAGTAATAAAACAACGCGTCTGATCTTCTGCTGCCACGAAGCATTAATATATCCACAGCAACACTTCTTCATAAATCACACTAACTTCCTCCGGATACAAAGACCACATGAACATGATCCTCTTACTGTAACACATCTCTTCAGAACTGGTCGGGCCTCTTGCTGCTTGTCTTCACAACTCTAAATCCAGCTAGCAAGTGTTGCTGCCTGCTGCACTACACATGCTGCAGAATTGCATGTGTTGCAAATATAGCTCTAGTAACAACTCAACTCACCTAAAAATAGGGTGAACTACAGGGCATACAACTCTGAGGGGGATGTCTGCGTAAAGGACTACAGGTTCTATCCCCTGACTAAATCTATCATGagtacatataaatatatatgtagatcaataaaaccaaaaatctaaataaGGATGTAGAAAAAGGGAAGGCTTagtacagacatgggcaactggcggccacatgcggcccccaaagtaaatgtacaaaatgacaggaaaatacaccaaataaaaaGCAAGAATGCAGTTAtgcaagaaaatacagtaagatacaagaaaaacacagaaaatactccaaaacacacaaaactactacaaaaaatgtaccaaacgacaacaaaaatacacaaaaaatgactccacaaacccacaatagtaaacaagcaaaatgacaacagaaatgcacagaaattactccaaaaaatgcaaaatgacaacacaaatacacaatttgactccaaaacacatacgTTTTACAGGAGAAATACAcgaaaggacaacagaaatgcacaaaaggcctcataacaagcaagataacaataaacatacacaaaatgacagaaaaacacacaaaattgctgTTAacactcagattggtcattatgattgttgataatgtggccctttgaccaaacaaacacatttttgtggcccctgctgggATAGAAGTTGCCTACTAGTGGTTTGTACATTCTGGTATTTTCACACGTTCCCAATTTGGAGGCTAAATAAATAATGAGgttaccaaaaaaaattaaaatggggAAGAGTGGCTTTTTCCAGCCACATCATGACCCCAAAACTGTCTCACTGGTTCTCTTTCCACCCCAACTTCTCTTTTCTTAAACATCACTCATCAGCATTCCTCTTCAGCTGAGCTCTGCTTCACATTTACCATAACTGACCTGCTGGAGACTCCTGCATTTCACCATCACCAAACCCTACTACACAACCACCCCACAGAAAGGAGAGCCTCAGTTTCTCTTTTCCAGGTTGTGTCAGCCTTTTCCATTCGTACTCCTTTCATTCTTTCTCCATGCGATCAACAGTGACTCACCGCCTCCTGTGCCTGTGTCCTTTACCAAAGCAAGTCTCAACCTTTCTCAACTACTGCTTTTTAAATAGACACCAAGTGCTTTTGGTTCTTCTCGCCTTAAGTTTTACGAGTGCCAACACAGTTGCTGCTGGATAGCTTTAGAGCTTTGTTCGTAACCATTAAAACATAAACATGTGATCATATACAGAGGAATTACAAACTACATGTGGTTGTATGTCAGAAATGACTGCATAAGACCCAATAGGACTTTTTCATGCTTTGGTAAAATAGTGCTTATAAATAATTAATAGTTTAATAGAAGCTGGAGGATTCTTACCTGGTTTAATGGAGCCGTCCTGATTTGCCTCCTCTTCAGACAAGAGGCAACTAAATAATGTCAGAGTAAGCTCTGAAATGTTTCACCTCCCCCTCACATTGGGCATGGATGGATGTGGGTGGAGTGGagctcatctctctctctctccctctcacacacacattgagcCACTCTCTCCTTCTCACACACTCAGTTGGTGCCATCAGTGAGTATGTGATTGTGCAAGTATgactagtgaaaacccttctgagTCAGAtgcctcctcttttttttttttttattctccatTCTTTTTCTTCAACCCCACAGCAGCTTCTTAGCCCAATTAAAGCAGCTGCTTCCACTGATTAGTCCCTGCtcactgcttgtgtgtgtgtgtgtgtgtgtgtgtccagctgCTTTGCCATTCAAGCACGAAACTCACACCAAGTCATCTTTACAGTGAAAGGCACAAATGTACTCAAACAGAACAATGACAACTATTCAGTTATCACACACTTtgcaaaaatgtacatttcagacaAAAGTAACAGATAATGTTGATGGGATTTTTAGTAGATTCTGAAAAATGACTTTTGAATGCATCATTCTTGTCTTCTGTCATTTCTCTGAAAAGTGTCGCAAAGACCGGAGGTGTGAAATTCAGCTATTTGTGATAAAGTGTAACACTGTGAAAGGTCACTGTGTGCATTCATTTGCTCTTATCTGCCTCTTCTCTCTCTCGTTGTTACTGCTTCCTTCCTCAGAGCTAAACCAACCAGACCTTTTGGGTCTTCCTCAGCCCAAAATGAAACATGCAGAATAGGCCAAAAAGAGTCCAGCTGCAAAATAGAGTGGTTCACAATATGATGGTTATGAGTACAAGTTTTCCAAATTTTCCAAGCCACATTTTGCCTtgtgttttttgacattttgaacatctgCACCAAAAATTGAGCCTAACGTGAGTAAAGGGTGGCACACAGATATTAGAAACTTAAACAATATCAtagtatataatattaatagaatatatataataattaatagaatataaaatatttagtATATAACCAAAACTTCAGGAAACgcaaacaaaaattacaaaaaaatgcaaaaaacgtaaacaaaatgtatagtttGAGAACAAAATTTTGATTTGTAAACATaaccagcattttaatgtttttttttttttttttaaattacgaatacattttttgtttgattgaacAATTCTACCTCCATATACAAGTATGGTCAATAGTCTCTCCCTGTATTTatactaaataaataagaacCATAGTTGGAgtcaaatataatgtaatgtaatgtaattgcatgattgataattacaattggcatgaaaattgtataaaatcaattacatttttatttaatttaatgcaaaacttgggatgaaaaactaattacaAGATAGATAacatgtttttagtgtatttttatttttgatttaaaatccgttatcataagagatgctaacagaaagctaacacaagaggaagattgtTTTATGGGgtactttatttcagactctgtaattgtgattaattgtaatttaacttcagtaattgagaacgaccctgaacaggaacaagtgggtctgaaaatgaatgactgaataattgagaacgtaactgtaattgacattaagtggattaaaaaaataataaatactgcccctttaattcTAACTGggaaaaatgcaggtcactgcaattgtaattgaacatgggtaattattaattaaagacgtaattgtaactgaaaatgtaattgatccttTTAACAACATTGTTGTTGAAGTTAAAACACTAtatctgaaaataaaataaaaaaacgttAACATTGTGAAAGTGTGCCAATTGCAATCTGGCAAACTTTGGTAACAAATGATTTTGTGAACCTTTTTCTTTGCGTTATTTAATCAGAAACTATGTAGCTGCCTAGTCTAAAACTCCTATAATTTTGAGCTGTTCTCCATGCGTAGGCGTTGATAGGTTGTCCTACATTGCTATGGCAGAAACATGATCATGATCAACCTACCAGTATGAATACGACCACAGCTGGATTACTAATACACACCAATCATTAAAATTTTGTTTCTTTCGTAGGACGGATTCAGAAAAATAACCATGTACACTTCAGGTCTGAGGTTATGAATGCATGTCGTTCCTGACTTTGACTTCATCCCTTTAAATGGTTAGCTGTATTACTCATTACATTAGTTTTGGCCTGGTAATAAATGTTGTATATTGCAGAACTTGTCTTGCTCAATCCAGCAAAACCACATTCAATTCATATTGGCTTGGCAAACAGAGAATAAATTATACGGTATTTTGAATGaagagttttagtttttttatgttCAAAATGGTGTGTTCCCCAAAACATCCGAGTATGGATGACACAAAAACCAATTAGAGGTTTAGAAAGAAGATCCTTAGCAAATTTCCTCCACTGTTAAGGATTCTCTGACAAGACCGTAGAAATTTGCTCGAATAAGATAAGCATAGGTTTAAATAACTTTGCTCGAAAACAATTCTGATGCTTCACGTAAAAGATTCAAATTTGACggtcaaatgaaataaatgaaacaaactaattgaaatattttatttcctgtaaaatgaaagagataaaaataaaaagacctAATGGGGAACTTCATACTGGGTTTTATCTGATGATACCCATAgctttgacaataaaaacaatttgaaGTCATTTGGATAAAACAGCTTTAAGTCCAAACCCATTTGTCTAATTTttccaatgcaaaaaaaaaaaaaaaaaaaaaaaaatcaggagtGATGAAAATGTTGGATCATTTAATGCACTGACATCGATGGTCTGTAGAGCCACAGAGTGCAGTGAACAGATAAAAAGAGGAAGCGTGGGATGACTTTAAAAAGGTGTCAGTGCAGCGTCATTGGGAATCAGAAGAAGAATCTTTAACGTCTGTGCTTTCTGTCGCCTCGCTGACTTCGCTCAGTTCTTTGCTTTCTCCCCCACTGTCCCGCTCGCTTTCTCGCTCCTGGTCTCCGGCTCCTGAAGGACTCTGGACAGAACCTAACTCCTGACCTGACACACGTGCTCCAGGTTTCCTCAACTACAAGACACAGAGGATAAAAAACCATCATAATCAGACAATGACTATTAGTATTGACCAGTTACTTGACAACACTTTAGGAGCTCTTTTACTAAACAGAGAAAGTACTGAATTGTAGAAACAAAGACCACCTCATCAGCCATGTGGGCCAGGTCTCTCTTCATAGCGTATGCATCCTCTCCATCTGCATAGTATTTTGGTTCTACTTCACTAAtcctgcaaaaaataaaaaataaataaataccacaaCACATACAGATCAGAGCATGTAGTATGTATTTCTTTAAGGAAAGTGGAAACTTTCAACAATGTTGAtctagatatatttatattagaaACATGACTTTCAGATAACTCAAACTCCACTAAAAGGTCCTCAATATaacattttacagtaaaaaaaaaaaaaaaaaaagatttgaaatCTCtgtgcacctttaaaaaaagttaaactctTAGGTACCAAAACGGTACCCTTCATAAAAAGTGTcgtaaatatgtcattaataaaaaaaaattcttacttttttctcatcagatcttttcaacaactccAGACCTTATCATTGGGCTTGGGTGGCATCCAAATTTTTTTTACCGTTGTACAACCTCCCTATTTTACCGCGGTGTACAGTATCAccgtgactaattaaaaaatatgacgtAAGGCtcagggtgcgttcacaccgagtgtgtgtgtgtctgtctaacTATGAAGACGAGTGACAGTGTAGAGGACTGATcatttcttttccttcttctccggccgtatgtttacagcactcattaacagcgccgcttttacggtttaaatgttCAACTTATAGAGTTACTAAagaatgagttcactcagaatgttgACTTGTTCAAGAAGTTAAAGCTGCAATTCGTAGAATCCTCTCCCCGCtccatttttaaacaaaaactggACCACCCTTACCGGTatattttctaaacagtcagcgacttttttctcaatatagactagtgacaaatgcaTGGACTTTATCtggtgttattggagatttttctggtgttttagagactctaacatgAATGTACGCATCACTGTAGTTATACTGTCCCGATCAGCTGCTGCTGCCGTCAGCTCCTCTCAGCCATAAGCACACACAGAGGGGGCTGTGATCCCTGctgactgctgctgctctgagcAAACCATCACTCCGCTTAGAGACTAtcttctatctataaaagcaaaaaaggtctgtgtgtgtgagtgtgtgtgtggagcgaatatctcacCGACACggtatgagttcgacctgaaacttagtcaacgggttccaaataccatAAGTGTGTGCATTCaatatttttgagtaatttggtgtagcaaaacgttcaaaacgttaattttaagattacgacCCTTTCGGTAATGAGCGCGCTTTTTCCAGTTCCGGATTCATGAcatcactgtgtcgcagtttgtttgggttaaaaaaaaaaaaaaaaaaagaaggtcactatgaaaaacgtttttgtaccgctgaaagtcatttaagttaatatttcatggttatttaaaattattcccgtgattccaaccTTCCTTTAAATCGCGGGTCACGGAGTCCACTTCCTCTTCCGTCTCCATCTCTGTACCAGAATCCACTTCTTCCGgtgccatgctatcgttagcgtCTCAAACACGGGGCtctagatcatttgaaaccgtcagccactggtaaACCTTTTGCCGACAAGTTTCTTATTGTTGAAACCATACAACTGTCCATGTAATTGCTCactaacgcgctgtttcactagagccggaattgaactcaacccgttcaatactccatctggaaatcTGCGGATTCCCTGTGGTGCCGCGCATGGAAGTTAGGCTCATTAGGCTCTGACCACTCAGTTCGAGCCGAATTGTaggtaatactttaatttacttattcactcatgtagtttggagctttgcATTTTccgttttgttacttttctgattggtgcTACAATGGCTATGGAATTTCGTCAtgagcgtctcaaacatttcacgggaacgaacgcacacactttttaaatatttagatgaactttttcaccataatttgaagataaattcattaaaaatcctatgTGAtccaatgtgattttctgaatttcttttctctctcattttgactctcatagttgaggtatacctacgatgaaaattacaggcctcatctttttaagtgggagaacttgcacaattggtggctgactaaatacttttttgtcctactgtaaatatgatttcccatcagatcttttcaacaactccAGCCCTAACTATAgatataaagttttcattatatttctttatttttttttatgttttattacaGAAAGGGCATattttcagggggaaaaaaaacacaaaatatgcatttttttttataaataaagtgcaAAGCGCAAGCAAAACTGAATGTGTTTGACCTCAGTAGGGTAATTTTCTGAGGACACGTTAATTGTTATTCTAAACAGCCTTTAGAATTTAAGACtaaactcacttttttttttttttttttaaaatctgagcTACTTGTCATGGCAGTAAACTGTAGAAAAATGGACTTACTGGAACTTGAGTGTGTTGGAGTACAGATGCAGGGCAGCCCGGTTACTGCAGGGGAGAACGTGTTGTTTAGGACATTAAGACATAGGGGCACTGACTGAGTCAATAAAAAGCATGTTTAGCCAGCAAACATCCATGCACTAGTTCACACGCTCGTTTTTAACACACCCACAGTGCAATACCTTTTGCGAACATGAAGCGAGACATATTTTGCATTGAAATTTTCTATCATGGCCCGGCTTGCCTGGTCCATCAGCTTCTGTGCCAAACCCAAACGTCTGTGGGATCGCTTCACTGCCTGCAAGACACAGAAGGGTTTACATTGTGGCAGGACCTAGGAAATACTTCATGAGCAGTGACAGAATGAATGTGTAcaaagagaaaaagcaacaaaactaaaaaatctCTGCTTTATTCCACAACAAA
This portion of the Gouania willdenowi chromosome 7, fGouWil2.1, whole genome shotgun sequence genome encodes:
- the naa10 gene encoding N-alpha-acetyltransferase 10; translation: MNIRNARPEDLMNMQHCNLLCLPENYQMKYYFYHGLSWPQLSYIAEDENGKIVGYVLAKMEEDPDDVPHGHITSLAVKRSHRRLGLAQKLMDQASRAMIENFNAKYVSLHVRKSNRAALHLYSNTLKFQISEVEPKYYADGEDAYAMKRDLAHMADELRKPGARVSGQELGSVQSPSGAGDQERESERDSGGESKELSEVSEATESTDVKDSSSDSQ